In a genomic window of Aeromonas veronii:
- the lexA gene encoding transcriptional repressor LexA encodes MKPLTPRQAEVLELIKVNMSETGMPPTRAEIAQKLGFKSANAAEEHLKALAKKGVIEIMPGTSRGIRLLLEEEEVLEESGLPLIGKVAAGEPILAQEHIESHYQVDPALFHPRADFLLRVQGMSMKNIGILDGDLLAVHKTQEVRNGQVVVARLDEDVTVKRFQRKGSQVWLLPENEELAPIEVDLSCQQLTIEGLAVGVIRNADWM; translated from the coding sequence ATGAAACCCCTTACCCCCCGCCAGGCCGAAGTGCTGGAGCTGATCAAGGTGAATATGAGCGAGACCGGCATGCCGCCGACTCGTGCCGAGATTGCCCAGAAGCTTGGTTTCAAGTCGGCCAATGCGGCCGAAGAACATCTGAAGGCCCTGGCCAAAAAAGGGGTCATCGAGATAATGCCGGGCACGTCCCGCGGCATTCGCCTGTTGCTCGAAGAGGAAGAGGTGCTGGAAGAGAGCGGTCTGCCGCTCATCGGCAAGGTCGCTGCCGGTGAACCCATCCTGGCGCAGGAGCATATCGAGAGCCACTATCAGGTGGATCCCGCCCTGTTCCATCCGCGCGCGGATTTTCTGCTGCGGGTGCAGGGGATGAGCATGAAGAACATCGGCATTCTGGATGGCGATCTGCTGGCGGTGCACAAGACCCAGGAGGTGCGCAACGGTCAGGTGGTGGTCGCCCGTCTCGATGAGGATGTCACCGTCAAGCGCTTCCAGCGCAAGGGCAGTCAGGTATGGCTGCTGCCGGAGAATGAAGAGCTCGCCCCCATCGAGGTGGATCTCTCCTGCCAGCAACTCACCATCGAGGGACTGGCGGTCGGGGTGATCCGCAACGCCGACTGGATGTAA